Proteins encoded in a region of the Halioglobus maricola genome:
- the waaF gene encoding lipopolysaccharide heptosyltransferase II has product MSRGEKILVVGPSWVGDMVMSQVLYRVLVDNRPDVVIDVLAPGWSEPIIARMPEVRRAINLPLGHGELGLGRRRALGHDLRKEHYDQAILLPNSLKSALVPFFAGIERRTGWRGEWRYGLLNDLRILDQEALPLMVQQFAALGFDATAQLPVQLPAPRLQVDGAQAAACRSKFGLVDDSPILALCPGAEFGGAKRWPAPYYAELAQDYLQRGWQVVLFGSIKDQDVTGEIAAACDGQARGSACIDLAGRTALAEAVDMLSLADAVVSNDSGLMHIAAALGRPLVVVYGATSPGFTPPLNDNSATLVSTIDCAPCFQRECPLGHHRCMRDTPASDVAGKLDALLAEPVTA; this is encoded by the coding sequence GTGAGTCGTGGAGAAAAAATACTGGTTGTCGGTCCATCCTGGGTAGGTGACATGGTCATGTCTCAGGTGCTCTACCGAGTGCTTGTTGATAACCGCCCAGACGTGGTGATTGATGTCCTTGCGCCGGGCTGGAGTGAGCCCATCATCGCGCGTATGCCCGAAGTGCGCCGTGCAATAAACCTGCCGCTGGGCCACGGTGAGCTTGGGCTGGGTCGGCGCCGGGCACTTGGGCATGACTTGCGCAAAGAGCATTACGATCAGGCAATTCTGCTGCCGAATTCTCTCAAGTCAGCACTGGTACCATTCTTCGCAGGCATTGAGCGGCGCACCGGTTGGCGAGGGGAGTGGCGTTATGGATTGCTCAATGACCTCAGAATACTTGATCAGGAAGCGCTGCCGTTGATGGTGCAGCAATTCGCGGCCCTTGGCTTTGATGCCACAGCGCAGTTGCCGGTGCAGTTGCCGGCTCCCCGATTACAAGTCGATGGCGCACAGGCGGCCGCCTGCCGCAGCAAATTTGGCCTGGTGGACGACAGCCCGATTCTGGCGCTCTGCCCGGGTGCAGAATTCGGCGGAGCGAAACGCTGGCCGGCTCCCTACTATGCGGAACTTGCCCAGGACTATTTGCAGCGCGGGTGGCAGGTGGTGTTGTTTGGGTCGATCAAAGACCAGGATGTGACGGGTGAGATTGCAGCAGCCTGTGATGGTCAGGCGCGCGGTTCTGCTTGTATTGATTTAGCGGGGCGCACGGCGCTCGCTGAAGCGGTGGACATGTTGTCGCTGGCCGATGCGGTTGTGAGTAACGATTCCGGACTGATGCATATCGCAGCGGCGTTAGGCCGGCCGCTTGTCGTGGTCTACGGCGCGACTTCTCCCGGCTTTACTCCGCCGTTGAACGATAATAGTGCTACGTTGGTCAGCACGATTGATTGCGCTCCCTGCTTCCAGCGCGAGTGCCCGCTCGGGCATCACCGGTGTATGCGCGATACGCCTGCGTCTGATGTTGCTGGTAAACTTGACGCTCTTTTAGCAGAGCCTGTTACTGCCTGA
- the glnE gene encoding bifunctional [glutamate--ammonia ligase]-adenylyl-L-tyrosine phosphorylase/[glutamate--ammonia-ligase] adenylyltransferase — protein MKLSNLPEVLARQAEKAWELILDRADETTASGLREYAMIGELADQLPRVLACSPFVADLSRRKPALLLALLDSQFLARSLPEDSFREELSANLTGEAELGPALRLYRQRHMLRIVWRDFSRTADTLETVRDTSLLAEACIAEALVHTQAALEQRFGKPIGRTSGEHQTMIVLAMGKLGARELNVSSDIDLIFAFPEAGVTDGETRNLSNEEFFIKVGQAVITALDQTTPEGFVFRVDMRLRPYGDSGALVHNFNALEEYYQDQGRDWERYALIKARPVTGDPARADELMKALRPFVFRRYIDFGVIESLRSMKQMISAEVRRRGLQGNVKLGHGGIREVEFIAQCFQLIRGGRDLALQQRELLIVLQECVELGCLPAEAVEELRTAYLFLRDSEHAIQGYQDKQTQELPGDEMARIAMAEIMGFERWETYLQALDEQRATVSRHFNALIAVPEDEQPSTESDDGLWGEDLNEAALAELGYRQLDATLGALGEFWSSKRVSAAQAEGRERLDVFMPQLIRCCADTDDPDLALTRVLPLVVSVVRRSAYLALLLENPPALRELAVLCGASPWIAEQMAKQPVLLDEFLDRASLYNAPDKDELQNQLQQQVARLNADDLEAQMNALRYFKAAQVLRVAASELSGRLPVMKVSDNLTWIAEVILEHVIAVAWADLSHKYGEPKRESDGYGFAIYGYGKLGGLELGYGSDLDLVFVCDAARQGSTSGERNIDNAVFYTRLGQRIIHILETRMSLGQLYEVDMRLRPDGNSGSLVPSVDAFAKYQKNSAWTWEHQALVRARFVAGDPEAAAKVDMVRREILCLPRDAAELGVEVVKMRRKMRDHLLPSELEGEFHLKQGSGGIVDIEFMVQYAVLAWAAQHPDLATWPDNVRILEVLGREGLFSSEDSAALTEAYLQYRGRSHQLALQQRPGVTGAAYFHEQRQRVERRWQTLFGELPDAGGDA, from the coding sequence ATGAAACTTAGCAATTTGCCCGAAGTACTGGCAAGACAAGCGGAAAAGGCCTGGGAGCTGATTCTGGACCGGGCGGATGAGACGACCGCCAGCGGTCTGCGTGAATATGCAATGATTGGCGAGCTGGCCGATCAGTTGCCGAGGGTCCTGGCATGCAGCCCCTTTGTTGCCGATCTCTCACGGCGCAAACCGGCCCTGCTACTCGCGCTGCTGGATTCTCAATTCCTTGCGCGAAGCTTGCCTGAAGACTCCTTTCGAGAGGAGCTCAGCGCGAACCTGACAGGAGAGGCGGAGCTGGGCCCGGCGCTGCGACTTTATCGTCAGCGCCATATGCTGCGCATCGTCTGGCGCGATTTCAGTAGAACTGCGGACACCCTGGAAACGGTGCGCGATACTTCGCTGCTTGCCGAGGCCTGTATTGCCGAGGCCCTGGTTCACACTCAGGCGGCGCTTGAGCAGCGTTTCGGCAAACCGATAGGCCGCACCAGTGGCGAACACCAGACCATGATTGTTCTGGCCATGGGCAAGCTCGGTGCGCGTGAACTAAATGTTTCTTCCGACATCGATCTCATATTTGCCTTTCCCGAAGCTGGCGTTACAGATGGAGAGACGCGAAACCTCAGTAACGAAGAGTTTTTCATAAAGGTGGGTCAGGCGGTGATTACTGCGCTGGATCAGACCACCCCGGAAGGCTTTGTATTCAGGGTAGACATGCGCCTGAGGCCTTATGGTGACAGCGGAGCCCTGGTTCATAACTTTAATGCCCTGGAGGAGTACTACCAGGATCAGGGGCGAGATTGGGAGCGTTACGCCTTGATTAAGGCCCGCCCGGTTACCGGCGATCCGGCGCGTGCAGATGAATTGATGAAGGCACTGCGGCCATTTGTTTTCAGACGCTACATCGACTTCGGTGTGATCGAGAGTTTGCGCAGCATGAAGCAGATGATCAGTGCCGAGGTGCGCCGACGGGGCTTGCAGGGCAATGTAAAACTCGGGCACGGCGGTATTCGTGAAGTAGAGTTTATCGCGCAGTGTTTTCAGTTGATTCGCGGCGGCCGCGATCTGGCACTGCAACAGCGGGAGTTGCTGATCGTATTGCAGGAGTGCGTGGAGTTGGGGTGCTTGCCCGCTGAAGCAGTGGAGGAGTTGCGCACCGCCTACCTGTTCCTCCGCGACAGCGAGCACGCGATACAGGGATATCAGGACAAGCAGACCCAGGAGCTTCCAGGCGACGAGATGGCACGCATTGCCATGGCAGAAATCATGGGTTTCGAGCGCTGGGAAACTTATCTTCAGGCACTGGACGAGCAGCGCGCGACCGTGTCGCGCCATTTTAACGCCCTGATTGCCGTTCCCGAGGATGAACAGCCTTCGACCGAATCCGATGATGGTCTCTGGGGAGAAGATCTCAACGAAGCCGCGCTGGCCGAGCTTGGCTACCGCCAGCTCGACGCTACGCTGGGTGCCCTGGGCGAATTCTGGTCGTCCAAGCGAGTCAGTGCCGCACAGGCGGAAGGGCGCGAGCGCCTCGATGTGTTCATGCCCCAGTTGATACGTTGCTGTGCGGATACCGACGATCCAGATCTGGCGCTTACGCGCGTGTTGCCGTTGGTGGTATCCGTGGTGCGGCGGTCGGCCTATCTGGCGCTGCTACTGGAAAACCCGCCGGCATTACGAGAGTTGGCGGTCCTCTGTGGAGCGAGCCCCTGGATCGCAGAGCAAATGGCGAAGCAGCCTGTGCTGCTGGATGAGTTCCTCGATCGCGCCAGTCTTTACAACGCACCCGATAAGGACGAACTGCAGAACCAGTTGCAGCAGCAGGTGGCGCGTCTGAACGCCGATGATCTTGAAGCGCAGATGAATGCACTGCGCTATTTCAAGGCCGCCCAGGTGTTGCGCGTTGCCGCGAGTGAGTTGTCTGGCAGGCTGCCGGTGATGAAGGTGAGCGACAACCTGACCTGGATAGCCGAGGTGATTCTCGAGCATGTGATTGCGGTTGCCTGGGCTGACTTGAGCCACAAGTACGGTGAGCCGAAGCGGGAGAGTGATGGCTACGGTTTCGCTATCTACGGCTACGGTAAGTTGGGTGGACTGGAGCTTGGTTACGGATCTGATCTCGACCTCGTATTCGTCTGTGACGCGGCTCGCCAGGGCAGTACCAGTGGTGAACGCAACATTGACAATGCGGTGTTCTACACACGTCTTGGCCAGCGAATTATTCATATTCTGGAGACGCGTATGTCGCTGGGACAGCTCTACGAGGTGGATATGCGCCTGCGCCCGGACGGCAATTCAGGCTCGCTGGTCCCGAGCGTGGATGCCTTTGCCAAATATCAGAAGAACAGTGCGTGGACCTGGGAGCACCAGGCCCTGGTGCGGGCGCGATTTGTTGCCGGTGACCCGGAGGCGGCAGCCAAAGTGGATATGGTCCGGCGGGAAATCCTGTGTTTGCCGCGCGATGCCGCGGAGCTGGGGGTGGAGGTGGTGAAGATGCGACGCAAAATGCGCGACCATTTGCTGCCCTCTGAACTCGAAGGTGAATTTCACCTTAAGCAGGGAAGCGGCGGGATAGTCGATATTGAGTTTATGGTTCAGTACGCGGTGTTGGCATGGGCTGCTCAGCATCCGGATCTCGCTACCTGGCCGGACAATGTGCGCATACTCGAGGTCCTGGGTCGGGAAGGCTTGTTTAGCAGTGAAGACAGCGCGGCGTTGACCGAAGCCTATCTGCAGTATCGCGGCCGTTCTCATCAGCTGGCCCTGCAGCAGCGCCCCGGCGTAACAGGGGCGGCCTATTTTCATGAGCAGCGGCAGCGGGTAGAGCGTCGTTGGCAAACGCTTTTTGGCGAGCTTCCTGACGCAGGAGGGGACGCGTGA
- the argE gene encoding acetylornithine deacetylase: MPANEKLILEQLGQLIQLPSVSSTDPSWDQGNRKVIDLLATWLESMGFATEIQEIVADGSKANLIATRGTGPGGLVLAGHTDTVPFDEGRWKSNPLALDERDGRIYGLGSTDMKGFFPMAIAAAASFADVDLQQPLILLATADEESSMNGARALAAAGKPKARAAIIGEPTSLVPVRMHKGIMMEAVHVKGQAGHSSNPNLGNNALDSMHQVMAELMSFRSTLGERYSNPHFEVAFPTLNLGHIHGGDSPNRICGQSELHFDLRMTPAGCNSTVREEIRERLTEIGTRRNIDIEMRSLIQDVSPFEQDAESELVQLAQKLTGNDAIAVAFATEAPFMQQLGMETIVMGPGSIDQAHQPDEFMPLDQIRPCIALLEQFIRHYCL; the protein is encoded by the coding sequence ATGCCCGCCAACGAAAAACTTATCCTCGAACAACTCGGGCAACTGATCCAACTCCCCTCCGTCAGCTCTACCGACCCCAGTTGGGACCAGGGCAATCGCAAAGTCATCGATCTGCTCGCCACCTGGCTGGAGAGCATGGGCTTTGCCACCGAGATCCAGGAGATCGTCGCCGACGGAAGCAAGGCCAACCTGATTGCAACCCGCGGCACCGGCCCTGGCGGTCTGGTTCTGGCGGGCCACACCGACACCGTTCCCTTTGACGAGGGCCGCTGGAAAAGCAACCCGCTGGCGCTCGACGAACGTGACGGGCGTATCTATGGTCTCGGCAGCACCGACATGAAGGGCTTCTTCCCCATGGCCATCGCAGCCGCGGCAAGCTTCGCAGACGTGGACCTGCAGCAGCCGCTTATCCTGCTCGCCACCGCAGACGAAGAGAGCTCCATGAACGGCGCCCGCGCCCTCGCTGCGGCCGGCAAGCCCAAGGCGCGCGCCGCCATCATCGGGGAACCGACATCACTGGTCCCCGTGCGCATGCACAAAGGCATCATGATGGAAGCGGTGCATGTGAAAGGCCAGGCAGGCCACTCGTCAAACCCCAATCTGGGCAATAACGCCCTGGACAGCATGCATCAGGTCATGGCGGAATTGATGAGCTTTCGCAGCACTCTCGGCGAGCGCTATAGCAACCCACATTTCGAAGTGGCCTTCCCCACCCTTAACCTCGGCCACATCCACGGCGGTGACAGCCCGAACCGCATCTGCGGCCAGAGCGAGCTGCACTTCGACCTGCGCATGACACCCGCCGGCTGCAACAGCACAGTCCGCGAGGAAATTCGCGAACGCTTAACGGAGATCGGGACGCGCCGGAATATCGATATCGAGATGCGCTCTTTGATCCAGGACGTTTCGCCCTTTGAACAAGACGCAGAGTCCGAGCTGGTTCAGCTCGCGCAAAAGCTTACCGGCAACGATGCAATCGCCGTGGCTTTCGCCACCGAGGCGCCCTTCATGCAGCAGCTTGGGATGGAAACCATCGTCATGGGCCCCGGCTCTATCGACCAGGCCCACCAGCCAGACGAGTTCATGCCGTTGGACCAGATCCGGCCCTGCATCGCCCTGCTCGAACAGTTTATCCGTCACTACTGCCTGTAA
- a CDS encoding GspE/PulE family protein, whose amino-acid sequence MDNGGLFAEQRLNLTTLAQDLCREGRLADADLKRVASNALVKVHPLIYLADQKLTDAANPERSLDMDALLAFLATRTGQAVYDIDPLKINVGEIADVMSQAFAERHRILAVEVNDDEVVIASAEPWIKAWEGNLEHVLRKPIRRVLADPRAIARHTVEFYNMAGSVRSAKKTDRSENRAITTNLEQMLELGSMKEPDANDQHIVNVVDWLLQYAFEQRASDIHIEPRREQGDVRFRIDGVLHNVYDLPHQVCAAVTSRIKILGRMDVAEKRRPQDGRLKTRSPEGNEVELRLATLPTAFGEKLVMRIFDPDVLQKSFEQLGLAEDDLARWHHMTDSGNGIVLVTGPTGSGKTTTLYSTLRQLATSEVNVCTIEDPIEMVEDAFNQMQVNHGIDLDFSSGVRALMRQDPDIIMVGEIRDLETANMAVQAALTGHLVLSTLHTNDSPSSISRLLELGVPAYLVKATVRGIMSQRLVRILCPTCKTMEPLDPDAWRELTSPWSVEPPEQVARPVGCKACRDTGYIGRKGIYEVLVNTPRVQEQIHSQLETVNIRKSAMEEGMRTLRLSGATRVARGETTIEEVMRVAPVLDA is encoded by the coding sequence ATGGACAACGGAGGATTGTTTGCCGAGCAGCGCCTGAATCTCACCACGCTGGCCCAGGATTTATGCCGGGAAGGCCGCCTCGCCGATGCCGATCTCAAGCGCGTCGCGAGCAATGCCCTGGTTAAGGTGCATCCGCTTATCTACCTGGCCGACCAGAAGCTAACCGATGCGGCTAATCCGGAACGCTCACTTGATATGGATGCGCTCTTGGCCTTTCTTGCCACTCGCACCGGGCAGGCTGTTTACGATATCGATCCCCTGAAAATCAATGTTGGCGAAATAGCCGATGTCATGTCGCAGGCCTTTGCTGAGCGCCACCGCATATTGGCGGTAGAGGTCAATGACGACGAGGTGGTCATCGCCTCTGCCGAACCCTGGATCAAAGCCTGGGAAGGGAATCTGGAACATGTGTTGCGCAAGCCCATTCGTCGTGTCCTGGCTGACCCGAGGGCGATCGCTCGGCACACCGTAGAGTTCTACAACATGGCTGGCTCAGTGCGCAGTGCAAAGAAAACGGATCGCTCTGAAAATCGCGCCATCACTACCAATCTTGAACAAATGCTGGAACTGGGCTCGATGAAAGAGCCTGATGCTAACGATCAGCATATCGTCAACGTGGTTGACTGGCTGCTGCAGTATGCGTTCGAGCAGCGCGCCAGTGATATTCATATTGAGCCGCGTCGGGAGCAGGGTGACGTTCGCTTCCGCATCGATGGGGTGTTGCACAACGTCTACGATTTGCCGCATCAGGTCTGTGCCGCGGTGACCAGCCGGATCAAGATACTCGGTCGTATGGATGTTGCTGAAAAGCGTCGTCCCCAGGATGGCCGGCTCAAAACTCGCTCGCCTGAAGGCAATGAAGTGGAGCTGCGTCTGGCGACGCTTCCAACCGCATTCGGTGAAAAATTGGTGATGCGGATTTTTGATCCGGATGTGTTGCAGAAAAGTTTCGAGCAGCTCGGTCTGGCCGAGGATGACCTGGCGCGCTGGCACCATATGACTGATTCGGGCAACGGGATTGTATTGGTTACAGGGCCCACAGGGTCGGGCAAGACGACCACACTCTACTCAACGCTTCGTCAGCTCGCCACCAGCGAGGTGAATGTCTGCACGATTGAAGACCCTATCGAGATGGTTGAAGACGCCTTTAACCAGATGCAGGTAAACCACGGTATTGATCTGGATTTCTCCTCCGGTGTGCGCGCGCTGATGCGGCAGGACCCCGACATCATCATGGTCGGTGAGATCCGCGATCTGGAGACAGCAAATATGGCAGTGCAAGCTGCGCTTACAGGCCACCTGGTGCTCTCGACACTGCATACCAATGATTCACCCAGCTCGATTTCGCGGCTGCTGGAATTGGGCGTGCCCGCCTATCTGGTCAAGGCCACGGTCAGGGGCATCATGTCTCAACGGTTAGTGCGAATTTTATGCCCCACCTGCAAAACCATGGAACCGCTGGACCCGGATGCCTGGCGTGAGCTCACAAGCCCGTGGTCGGTTGAGCCACCGGAGCAGGTCGCACGTCCCGTTGGATGCAAAGCCTGTCGCGACACCGGTTATATTGGGCGCAAGGGCATTTACGAAGTACTGGTGAACACACCGAGGGTGCAGGAACAGATTCACTCGCAATTGGAGACGGTCAATATTCGCAAAAGCGCCATGGAAGAGGGTATGCGAACACTGCGCCTCTCGGGTGCTACCCGCGTTGCCCGTGGCGAGACGACAATTGAAGAAGTCATGCGGGTCGCCCCTGTATTGGACGCCTGA
- the waaC gene encoding lipopolysaccharide heptosyltransferase I has translation MRVLIVKMSSLGDVIHTLPAVTDAAQALPGITFDWVVEEAFAEIPAWHPAVDRVIPIALRRWRKHPVRNFSGSAWREFRQVLKGKHYDLVIDAQGLLKSALVARLLKTPIAGLDKHSAREGIAASAYQHKFAVPREMHAVERTRQLFADALGYTLDGARGNYGVRANLARHKEKRSRGVMFFHGTARAEKLWPVEHWAELLRLADQADYPVWLPWGSDEEKARAGQIVGMAGAGRVLPRLDLLGLASMLLEVDGAVAVDTGLGHLAAALDVPTVSLYGPTDTALIGAYGENQVHIQSPIGPEDTDDPKAMMHAIPAADVWARLQAVLPQEA, from the coding sequence ATGCGCGTTCTAATAGTCAAAATGTCTTCACTTGGCGATGTGATTCACACCTTGCCCGCCGTCACGGATGCCGCGCAGGCATTGCCAGGCATAACTTTTGACTGGGTAGTCGAGGAGGCTTTCGCCGAAATACCGGCGTGGCATCCGGCAGTGGACAGGGTGATTCCAATTGCCTTGCGCCGCTGGCGCAAACATCCGGTACGCAATTTTTCCGGCTCCGCGTGGCGCGAATTCCGCCAGGTGCTCAAGGGGAAACACTACGATCTAGTAATAGATGCACAGGGTTTGCTTAAAAGCGCCCTGGTGGCCCGTCTGCTCAAGACGCCCATCGCTGGTCTGGACAAACACAGCGCGCGGGAGGGGATTGCCGCTTCTGCCTACCAACATAAATTCGCCGTACCGCGCGAAATGCACGCGGTAGAGCGCACGCGCCAGCTCTTCGCCGATGCCCTGGGTTATACCCTCGATGGTGCTCGCGGGAACTATGGCGTGAGGGCCAATCTGGCGCGGCATAAGGAGAAGCGCTCACGCGGCGTGATGTTTTTCCACGGCACCGCGCGCGCGGAAAAGCTCTGGCCGGTAGAGCATTGGGCGGAGTTGCTGCGGTTGGCAGACCAGGCTGATTATCCGGTTTGGCTGCCCTGGGGTAGTGACGAGGAGAAGGCTCGAGCCGGGCAGATTGTCGGCATGGCAGGGGCGGGACGCGTGTTGCCGCGACTGGATCTACTGGGCCTGGCAAGTATGTTACTGGAAGTCGATGGTGCTGTAGCCGTCGATACCGGCCTTGGCCATCTGGCGGCAGCGCTCGATGTTCCCACGGTTTCACTCTATGGTCCCACAGATACCGCATTGATCGGAGCCTATGGCGAAAATCAGGTCCATATTCAATCGCCGATAGGCCCTGAAGATACCGATGACCCGAAAGCAATGATGCACGCGATTCCCGCGGCCGATGTCTGGGCCCGCTTGCAGGCGGTCCTGCCGCAGGAGGCTTAG
- a CDS encoding TIGR00153 family protein: MASRNPLGSLFGRSPIGPIQLHMKVATEAAEHLPELLQATADEDWGRAKEIHKAISADESAADKLKRDVRRHLPKSLFLPVPRSDLLQLVSIQDQVANTAQDFASVVMGRDLRFPDKLFPAVLELASTSVCCCQHALKAIQELDELLEVGFSGREVKRVEAMLKELDKLERKTDKQQFSLRRKLYKMESELAPVDVMFYYRAMGLLGELADIAEKVGDRLQILLAK, translated from the coding sequence ATGGCCAGCCGAAACCCTTTGGGCAGTCTCTTTGGCCGATCACCGATCGGCCCTATTCAGCTGCACATGAAGGTGGCGACCGAAGCCGCCGAGCATCTCCCCGAATTACTCCAGGCTACGGCCGATGAGGACTGGGGCCGGGCCAAAGAGATCCACAAGGCAATCAGCGCGGACGAAAGCGCCGCCGACAAGCTCAAACGCGACGTCCGGCGTCATTTGCCCAAGAGCCTGTTCCTGCCAGTACCCCGCTCCGACCTGTTACAGCTGGTCAGCATTCAGGACCAGGTCGCCAATACCGCTCAAGATTTCGCGAGCGTAGTGATGGGCCGCGACCTGCGCTTCCCAGACAAACTGTTCCCCGCCGTTTTAGAGCTTGCCAGCACCAGCGTATGCTGCTGCCAGCACGCGCTGAAAGCTATTCAGGAACTGGATGAACTGCTTGAGGTTGGCTTTTCGGGGCGCGAGGTCAAGCGCGTCGAGGCCATGCTGAAAGAACTGGACAAGCTGGAACGTAAAACCGACAAGCAACAGTTCTCCCTGCGCCGTAAGCTCTACAAAATGGAGAGCGAATTAGCCCCGGTAGATGTCATGTTTTACTACCGCGCCATGGGCCTGCTTGGCGAACTGGCAGACATCGCTGAAAAGGTAGGCGACCGCCTGCAGATCCTGCTCGCCAAATAA
- a CDS encoding inorganic phosphate transporter yields MEIIAQYGSVFLIMACLFGFFMAWGIGANDVANAMGTSVGSRALTIKQAILIAMVFEFLGAYLAGGEVTSTIRKGIIDAEVMADNPELMVYGMMSALLAAGTWLLIASIKGWPVSTTHSIVGAIVGFASVGISMEAIHWGKVGSIVASWVVSPVLAGTMSFALFMSVKKLILDTDDPFNRAKKFIPIYMWMVGFMISMVTLLKGLKHVGLEFDLGLGSKFANALPISVVVGLLVAGFGAMLLKNIKDDHDEENRFGNVERVFAILMVFTACSMAFAHGSNDVANAVGPLAAISSTVQSGGEIAAKSAMPWWILLVGAAGIVVGLATYGWRVITTVGRKITELTPSRGFAAELGAAATVVLASATGLPISTTHTLVGAVLGVGFARGIAALNLRVIGTIFMSWIITLPAGAGLAILFFFLFKGIFSP; encoded by the coding sequence ATGGAAATTATCGCTCAGTACGGCAGTGTCTTTCTGATTATGGCCTGCCTGTTCGGCTTCTTCATGGCCTGGGGCATCGGTGCCAATGACGTGGCCAACGCCATGGGCACATCGGTGGGTTCCCGCGCCCTGACCATCAAGCAGGCCATCCTGATCGCCATGGTCTTCGAGTTTCTGGGGGCCTATCTGGCCGGTGGCGAGGTAACCTCTACCATTCGCAAAGGCATCATCGATGCCGAGGTCATGGCCGACAACCCTGAGCTAATGGTCTACGGCATGATGTCGGCCCTGCTGGCAGCGGGTACCTGGCTGTTGATCGCCAGCATCAAGGGCTGGCCGGTATCCACGACCCACTCTATCGTCGGTGCGATCGTCGGCTTTGCCTCCGTCGGTATTTCCATGGAAGCTATTCACTGGGGCAAGGTAGGCAGCATCGTTGCCTCCTGGGTAGTCTCGCCCGTATTGGCAGGGACAATGTCCTTTGCCCTGTTTATGAGTGTGAAAAAACTCATCCTGGACACCGACGACCCCTTCAACCGGGCCAAAAAGTTCATCCCCATCTACATGTGGATGGTGGGCTTTATGATCTCCATGGTCACGCTGCTCAAGGGCCTCAAACATGTGGGCCTGGAGTTCGACCTGGGCCTGGGCAGCAAATTCGCCAATGCCTTGCCCATCTCGGTTGTAGTCGGCCTGCTGGTCGCGGGTTTCGGCGCGATGCTGCTCAAGAACATCAAGGACGATCATGACGAGGAAAACCGTTTCGGGAACGTCGAGCGCGTGTTCGCCATCCTGATGGTCTTCACCGCCTGCTCCATGGCATTCGCTCACGGTTCCAACGATGTAGCCAACGCCGTCGGACCTCTCGCAGCTATATCCAGTACCGTTCAGTCGGGCGGCGAAATCGCAGCCAAGTCTGCCATGCCCTGGTGGATCCTGTTGGTGGGTGCCGCAGGTATTGTCGTGGGCCTGGCAACCTACGGCTGGCGCGTGATCACCACGGTTGGCCGCAAGATCACCGAGCTCACACCCAGCCGCGGCTTCGCTGCCGAATTGGGTGCCGCTGCTACCGTGGTCCTGGCCTCCGCAACCGGCCTGCCCATTTCGACGACCCACACGCTGGTAGGTGCGGTGCTAGGCGTGGGCTTCGCCCGTGGGATCGCCGCCCTGAACCTGCGAGTGATCGGCACCATCTTCATGTCATGGATCATCACCCTGCCTGCCGGCGCCGGCCTGGCTATCCTGTTCTTCTTCCTGTTCAAGGGAATCTTTAGCCCCTGA